A stretch of the Streptococcus himalayensis genome encodes the following:
- the gap gene encoding type I glyceraldehyde-3-phosphate dehydrogenase, with product MVVKVGINGFGRIGRLAFRRIQNVEGVEVTRINDLTDPVMLAHLLKYDTTQGRFDGTVEVKEGGFEVNGKFVKVSAEREPGNIDWATDGVDIVLEATGFFASKEKAEQHIHANGAKKVVITAPGGNDVKTVVFNTNHEILDGTETVISGASCTTNCLAPMAKALQDNFGVVQGLMTTIHAYTGDQMILDGPHRGGDLRRARAGAANIVPNSTGAAKAIGLVIPELNGKLDGAAQRIPTPTGSVTELVTVLEKNVTVDEVNAAMKAAANDSYGYTEDPIVSSDIVGMAYGSLFDATQTKVLDVDGKQLVKVVSWYDNEMSYTAQLVRTLEYFAKIAK from the coding sequence ATGGTAGTTAAAGTTGGTATTAACGGTTTCGGTCGTATCGGACGTCTTGCATTCCGTCGTATCCAAAACGTAGAAGGTGTTGAAGTTACTCGTATCAACGACCTTACAGATCCAGTTATGCTTGCACACTTGTTGAAATACGACACAACTCAAGGTCGTTTCGACGGTACTGTAGAAGTTAAAGAGGGTGGATTCGAAGTTAACGGTAAATTCGTTAAAGTTTCTGCTGAACGCGAACCAGGAAACATTGACTGGGCTACTGACGGTGTAGACATCGTTCTTGAAGCAACTGGTTTCTTTGCATCTAAAGAAAAAGCTGAGCAACACATCCATGCTAACGGTGCTAAGAAAGTTGTCATCACTGCACCTGGTGGAAACGATGTGAAAACAGTTGTATTCAACACAAACCATGAAATTCTTGATGGTACTGAAACAGTTATCTCTGGTGCATCATGTACTACAAACTGCTTGGCTCCAATGGCTAAAGCACTTCAAGACAACTTTGGTGTTGTTCAAGGTTTGATGACAACTATCCACGCTTACACTGGTGACCAAATGATCCTTGACGGACCACACCGTGGTGGTGACCTTCGCCGTGCTCGTGCTGGTGCAGCAAACATTGTTCCTAACTCAACTGGTGCTGCAAAAGCTATCGGTCTTGTAATCCCAGAATTGAACGGTAAATTGGACGGAGCTGCTCAACGTATCCCTACACCAACAGGATCAGTAACTGAATTGGTAACTGTTCTTGAGAAAAATGTAACAGTTGATGAAGTAAATGCTGCAATGAAAGCTGCTGCAAACGATTCATACGGCTACACTGAAGATCCAATCGTTTCTTCAGATATCGTAGGTATGGCTTACGGTTCATTGTTTGACGCAACTCAAACAAAAGTTCTTGATGTTGACGGCAAACAATTGGTGAAAGTTGTATCTTGGTATGATAACGAAATGTCATACACAGCTCAATTGGTTCGTACACTTGAGTACTTTGCAAAAATTGCAAAATAA
- a CDS encoding MIP/aquaporin family protein gives MMTEVFGEFLGTALLVLLGNGVVAGVVLSKTKNNNAGWIVITLGWGIAVAIAAFISGNLGPAHLNPAVTIGMAVNGTLPWGSVVPYILAQFAGAMLGSLLVYIQYKPHYDVTEDTAAVLGTFATGPAIRNTLTNFISEMIGTFVLMLAILSFGLYDMPAGLGTLCVGTLVVGIGLSLGGTTGYAINPARDLGPRFLHALLPFKYKGDSDWGYAWIPVVGPIVGAILAVLVFHMF, from the coding sequence ATGATGACAGAAGTATTTGGAGAATTTTTAGGAACGGCCCTTTTGGTGCTCCTAGGAAACGGAGTAGTAGCAGGGGTTGTCCTCTCAAAAACAAAAAATAACAATGCAGGTTGGATCGTGATTACGCTTGGTTGGGGGATTGCTGTTGCGATAGCAGCCTTTATCTCAGGCAACCTCGGACCTGCCCATCTCAATCCTGCAGTGACTATTGGGATGGCGGTTAATGGAACGCTTCCATGGGGTTCTGTGGTTCCTTATATCTTGGCTCAATTTGCAGGAGCTATGCTGGGTTCTCTCTTAGTCTATATCCAATACAAACCGCACTATGATGTAACAGAAGATACTGCCGCAGTGTTGGGGACTTTTGCAACAGGTCCAGCCATTCGCAACACTCTTACAAACTTTATCAGCGAGATGATTGGAACCTTTGTGTTAATGTTAGCGATTTTGTCTTTTGGCTTGTACGATATGCCAGCAGGCTTGGGAACGCTCTGTGTGGGAACACTCGTTGTGGGAATAGGTCTTTCTCTTGGTGGAACGACAGGGTATGCGATTAACCCAGCGCGTGACCTTGGACCTCGCTTCTTACATGCACTACTTCCTTTCAAGTACAAAGGGGACTCTGACTGGGGCTACGCTTGGATTCCAGTTGTGGGCCCAATCGTCGGTGCAATTCTTGCAGTCCTTGTATTCCACATGTTTTAA
- a CDS encoding helix-turn-helix domain-containing protein, translating to MQLGDIMEKAEAGQYLLLSLLAHQEKPIMLKEVGQETGLSRATLLKYTETLNEFAEDRHLDFSIFYQEEKLFLEMGAALSWESLVSVFLETSVKYQILCHVFHHGHFSIQSLSQKLLISEATLNRHLSLLNQVLAEFQLSISNGRLKGQEHHIRYFYYELFRKTWTAQQRDKLQLEGRSQREMDVLERLSGASFNHHQTKELALWFYISEQRKTVDVQEMKALEKLLFPYQDNRFYQRLQLLAPSIFEARQEDVGCLFAFLVSTSLLPVSTMEYILGFGGPVMELTTKGIRLLKESGVFGEELHEQMTYVLSQSFGKIYFFHGGIASTPYDSLEMKRMLRPLMSEREFPLAEQLTTLVDIKSMTLRQQVEGEFLQLICFVTEKVSHHILLGMDMAGSSMQYEVMVSALSHYLGNNRLIHFEPYQAGETYDCVITNSTEMSYTSPFLYRIKGMLSRKDMEAIAHFIQKIVKETS from the coding sequence ATGCAACTAGGGGATATTATGGAGAAGGCAGAAGCTGGGCAATATTTGCTCCTCTCCCTACTGGCTCATCAAGAGAAGCCAATCATGCTCAAAGAGGTTGGTCAAGAAACAGGACTGTCACGAGCCACGCTTTTGAAATATACAGAGACCTTAAATGAGTTTGCAGAGGATAGGCACCTTGATTTTTCGATTTTCTATCAAGAAGAAAAATTATTTTTAGAAATGGGAGCTGCATTATCTTGGGAATCGCTGGTTTCAGTTTTTCTAGAAACATCAGTGAAATACCAGATTTTATGCCATGTGTTTCATCATGGGCATTTTTCTATCCAATCCCTATCTCAAAAATTACTGATTAGTGAAGCGACCTTAAATAGGCACTTATCTTTGCTCAATCAAGTACTGGCAGAGTTTCAACTCAGTATTTCAAATGGTCGTCTAAAAGGGCAGGAACATCATATCCGCTATTTTTACTATGAATTGTTTAGAAAAACTTGGACAGCCCAGCAAAGGGACAAACTTCAGCTAGAAGGGCGTAGCCAAAGAGAGATGGATGTGCTAGAGCGTTTATCTGGTGCTTCGTTTAACCATCATCAAACCAAGGAATTGGCTCTTTGGTTTTACATCAGTGAACAGCGAAAAACAGTAGATGTGCAAGAGATGAAGGCGCTAGAAAAGCTACTATTTCCGTATCAAGACAATCGCTTTTATCAACGATTGCAGCTGCTGGCTCCCTCTATTTTTGAAGCACGTCAGGAAGATGTGGGCTGTTTATTTGCCTTTTTAGTAAGCACGTCCTTGCTTCCCGTATCCACAATGGAGTATATTCTTGGTTTTGGTGGCCCGGTCATGGAACTAACCACCAAGGGCATTCGATTGCTAAAAGAATCAGGTGTTTTTGGCGAAGAGTTGCACGAACAGATGACCTACGTTTTGAGCCAGTCTTTTGGAAAAATCTATTTTTTCCATGGAGGCATAGCCAGTACTCCCTATGATAGCTTGGAAATGAAGCGGATGCTTCGTCCCTTGATGTCTGAGCGAGAATTTCCCTTGGCAGAGCAATTAACCACTTTAGTGGACATCAAGTCGATGACTCTTAGGCAGCAAGTAGAAGGCGAATTTTTACAGCTCATTTGTTTTGTGACAGAAAAGGTGAGTCATCATATCCTGTTAGGGATGGATATGGCAGGTAGTAGTATGCAGTATGAGGTGATGGTCAGTGCCCTGTCTCACTATTTAGGAAATAATCGCTTGATTCATTTTGAACCTTACCAGGCAGGGGAGACTTATGACTGTGTCATTACCAACAGTACAGAGATGAGCTATACTTCGCCTTTTCTCTATCGGATAAAAGGGATGCTTTCAAGAAAGGATATGGAAGCTATTGCTCATTTCATCCAAAAAATCGTAAAAGAAACCAGCTAG
- the glpK gene encoding glycerol kinase GlpK: MSEKYIMAIDQGTTSSRAIIFNKKGEKVSSSQKEFPQIFPQAGWVEHNANQIWNSVQSVIAGAFIESGIKPTDIEAIGITNQRETTVVWDKKTGLPIYNAIVWQSRQTAPLAEQLKRDGYSELFHEKTGLVIDAYFSATKVRWILDHIPGAQERAEKGELLFGTIDTWLVWKLTDGKAHVTDYSNAARTMLYNIKELKWDDEILEILNIPKVMLPEVRPNSEIYGVTAPFHFYGGEVPISGMAGDQQAALFGQLAFEPGMVKNTYGTGSFIIMNTGHEMQLSANSLLTTIGYGINGKVYYALEGSIFIAGSAIQWLRDGLRMIESAPESEGLANASTSNDEVYIVPAFTGLGAPYWNSNARGAVFGLTRGTSKEDFVKATLQSIAYQVRDIIDTMQLDSGIDIQLLKVDGGAAMNSLLMQFQADILGIDIARAKNLETTALGAAFLAGLAVGYWKDLDELKSLNETGELFQPTMNESRKEQLYKGWKKAVKATQVFAEED, from the coding sequence ATGTCTGAAAAATATATCATGGCGATTGACCAAGGAACTACAAGTTCACGGGCAATCATTTTTAATAAAAAAGGTGAAAAAGTCAGCAGCAGCCAAAAAGAATTTCCACAGATTTTTCCACAGGCGGGCTGGGTAGAGCATAATGCCAATCAAATTTGGAATTCTGTCCAATCTGTGATTGCAGGGGCTTTTATCGAAAGTGGGATTAAGCCTACGGATATTGAAGCTATCGGGATTACAAACCAACGGGAAACGACCGTTGTTTGGGATAAGAAGACTGGACTTCCGATTTATAATGCTATTGTCTGGCAATCCCGTCAAACAGCCCCATTAGCGGAGCAATTAAAACGGGATGGCTATTCAGAGTTATTTCATGAAAAGACAGGTTTGGTGATTGACGCTTACTTTTCTGCGACCAAGGTTCGTTGGATTTTGGACCATATCCCTGGAGCGCAAGAGCGAGCAGAAAAGGGTGAATTGCTCTTTGGAACCATTGATACGTGGTTGGTTTGGAAATTGACAGACGGCAAAGCACATGTGACGGACTACTCCAATGCCGCTCGGACTATGTTGTATAACATCAAAGAGTTGAAATGGGATGATGAGATTTTAGAGATTTTGAACATTCCTAAAGTGATGTTGCCAGAAGTGCGTCCGAATTCTGAGATTTATGGTGTGACAGCACCTTTCCATTTTTATGGTGGGGAAGTGCCGATTTCAGGAATGGCAGGAGACCAGCAAGCGGCACTCTTTGGTCAGCTTGCCTTTGAGCCAGGTATGGTTAAAAATACCTATGGAACAGGTTCGTTCATCATCATGAATACAGGGCATGAAATGCAGCTATCCGCTAATAGCCTTTTGACAACGATTGGATATGGGATCAATGGAAAGGTGTATTATGCCTTGGAAGGTTCGATTTTCATCGCAGGAAGTGCTATTCAGTGGTTGCGAGATGGGCTTCGAATGATTGAAAGTGCCCCTGAGTCTGAAGGGTTAGCCAATGCTTCTACCAGCAATGACGAAGTTTATATCGTGCCTGCCTTTACAGGACTTGGAGCTCCGTATTGGAATTCAAATGCCCGAGGAGCAGTCTTTGGTTTGACGCGTGGTACGAGTAAGGAAGATTTTGTCAAGGCGACTTTGCAATCCATTGCTTATCAGGTTCGTGATATTATCGATACCATGCAGCTAGATTCTGGAATTGACATTCAGCTCTTGAAAGTGGACGGTGGAGCGGCTATGAATAGCCTTCTCATGCAGTTCCAAGCGGACATTCTAGGTATTGATATTGCTCGTGCGAAAAATCTTGAAACAACAGCTTTGGGAGCTGCCTTCCTTGCAGGACTTGCTGTGGGCTACTGGAAAGATTTGGACGAATTAAAGAGCTTAAATGAAACAGGAGAACTCTTCCAACCAACGATGAACGAATCTCGCAAGGAACAACTATACAAGGGCTGGAAGAAGGCTGTGAAAGCAACGCAAGTATTTGCGGAAGAAGACTAA
- a CDS encoding phosphoglycerate kinase, with translation MAKLTVKDVDLKGKKVLVRVDFNVPLKDGVITNDNRISAALPTIKYILEQGGRAVLFSHLGRVKEEADKEGKSLAPVAANLAEKLGQDVVFIPGATRGAELEAAINALEDGQVLLVENTRFEDVDGKKESKNDAELGQYWASLGDGIFVNDAFGTAHRAHASNVGISANVEKAVAGFLLENEIAYIQEAVENPVRPFVAILGGSKVSDKIGVIENLLEKADKVLIGGGMTYTFYKAQGIEIGNSLVEEDKLDVAKALLEKANGKLILPVDSKEANAFADYTEVRDTDAEAVSEGFLGLDIGPKSIAKFDEALTGAKTVVWNGPMGVFENPDFQAGTIGVMDAIVKQPEVKSIIGGGDSAAAAINLGRADKFSWISTGGGASMELLEGKVLPGLSALTEK, from the coding sequence ATGGCAAAACTTACTGTAAAAGACGTTGACTTGAAAGGCAAGAAAGTCCTTGTCCGTGTTGACTTTAACGTTCCTTTGAAAGATGGCGTGATTACAAATGACAACCGTATTTCAGCAGCCCTTCCTACTATCAAGTATATCCTTGAGCAAGGTGGACGTGCGGTGCTCTTCTCTCACCTTGGTCGTGTGAAAGAAGAAGCGGATAAAGAAGGCAAATCGCTTGCACCAGTTGCTGCGAACTTGGCAGAAAAATTAGGTCAAGATGTTGTCTTCATTCCAGGAGCAACTCGTGGAGCAGAATTGGAAGCAGCAATCAATGCGCTTGAAGATGGACAAGTTCTTTTGGTTGAAAACACTCGTTTTGAAGATGTTGACGGCAAGAAAGAGTCAAAAAATGATGCAGAACTTGGCCAATACTGGGCTTCTCTTGGAGATGGCATCTTTGTTAACGATGCCTTTGGTACAGCTCACCGCGCACACGCTTCAAACGTAGGTATCTCAGCAAACGTTGAAAAAGCAGTTGCAGGTTTCCTCCTTGAAAATGAAATTGCCTATATCCAAGAAGCAGTTGAAAATCCAGTTCGTCCATTTGTGGCAATTCTTGGTGGTTCAAAAGTTTCTGATAAGATTGGTGTCATTGAAAACCTTCTTGAAAAAGCTGATAAAGTCCTTATCGGTGGAGGGATGACTTACACATTCTACAAAGCACAAGGGATTGAAATCGGAAATTCACTTGTGGAAGAAGATAAATTAGATGTAGCGAAAGCTCTTCTTGAAAAAGCAAATGGGAAATTGATTTTGCCAGTTGACTCAAAAGAAGCAAATGCTTTTGCTGACTACACAGAAGTCCGTGATACAGATGCTGAAGCAGTTTCTGAAGGCTTCCTTGGTCTTGACATCGGTCCAAAATCAATTGCTAAATTTGACGAAGCTCTTACAGGTGCGAAAACAGTTGTTTGGAACGGACCTATGGGTGTCTTTGAAAATCCTGACTTCCAAGCTGGAACAATCGGTGTGATGGATGCGATTGTTAAACAGCCAGAAGTGAAATCAATCATCGGTGGTGGTGACTCAGCTGCAGCAGCCATCAACCTTGGTCGTGCAGACAAATTCTCATGGATCTCTACAGGTGGTGGAGCTTCAATGGAATTGTTAGAAGGTAAAGTGTTGCCAGGCTTGTCTGCATTAACAGAAAAATAA
- the glpO gene encoding type 1 glycerol-3-phosphate oxidase, giving the protein MEFSKRTRELAIQKMQDRQLDLLIIGGGITGAGVALQAAASGLDTALIEMQDFAEGTSSRSTKLVHGGLRYLKQFDVEVVSDTVTERAVVQQIAPHIPKPDPMLLPVYEEEGSTFSLFRLKVAMDLYDLLAGIHNTELANKVLTKEEVLEREPDLKREGLVGGGVYLDFRNNDARLVIENIKRANRDGALIASHVKAEDFLFEDGKVVGVIARDLLTNESFDIRARVVMNTTGPWSDEVRNFSNTGKKISQMRPTKGVHLVVDQSRLKVSQPVYFDTGKADGRMIFVLPRENKTYFGTTDTDYKGDLKNPTVTQEDVDYLLEIVNNRFPNAHLTIEDIESSWAGLRPLLSGNSASDYNGGNSGKISDDSFEHLITTVQDYLREEKTRDDVETAVAHLESSTSEKVLDPSAVSRGSSLERDDNGLLTLAGGKITDFRKMAEGAMQKILAILADEYGRSFKLINSKTYPVSGGELNPSNVASELEAYAQLGVLGGLSLEEAMYLANLYGSNAPKVFALARTVKQADGLSLAETLSLHYAMGYELALSPVDFLLRRTNHVLFMRDSLDDLIDPVLAEMAAYYEWDEVERNHQEQELKTALAKNDLADLKEKE; this is encoded by the coding sequence ATGGAATTTTCAAAACGTACACGAGAACTCGCGATTCAAAAAATGCAGGACCGTCAATTGGACTTGTTGATTATCGGGGGTGGGATTACCGGTGCTGGTGTAGCCTTGCAAGCTGCAGCCAGTGGCTTGGATACAGCTCTAATCGAAATGCAAGATTTTGCAGAGGGAACGAGTAGTCGTTCGACCAAGCTCGTTCACGGAGGTCTTCGCTACCTCAAGCAATTTGACGTAGAAGTCGTGTCTGATACCGTGACAGAGCGGGCAGTAGTGCAACAAATTGCTCCTCATATTCCTAAACCCGATCCAATGCTTCTTCCTGTCTATGAGGAAGAAGGTTCAACTTTCAGTCTGTTTCGTTTGAAAGTGGCGATGGATTTGTATGACTTGTTGGCAGGGATTCATAACACAGAGTTGGCTAATAAGGTCTTGACGAAAGAAGAAGTATTGGAACGTGAACCTGACCTAAAAAGGGAAGGCTTAGTCGGTGGCGGAGTATATCTTGATTTTCGCAATAACGATGCCCGTTTGGTGATTGAAAATATCAAACGGGCCAATCGCGACGGGGCTTTAATTGCCAGCCATGTTAAGGCAGAGGATTTCCTTTTTGAAGATGGGAAGGTTGTCGGCGTAATCGCGCGAGATTTATTGACCAATGAATCCTTTGACATCCGTGCTCGTGTGGTGATGAATACCACAGGTCCTTGGAGCGATGAAGTCCGTAATTTTTCAAATACTGGCAAAAAAATCTCTCAAATGCGACCAACTAAGGGTGTTCATTTGGTGGTGGACCAAAGTCGCTTGAAAGTCTCTCAGCCTGTTTATTTTGACACAGGGAAGGCAGACGGTCGGATGATTTTTGTTCTTCCGCGTGAAAATAAGACCTATTTTGGAACGACGGACACTGATTACAAGGGAGATTTGAAAAATCCAACTGTGACACAAGAAGATGTGGACTACTTATTGGAAATTGTGAACAATCGTTTCCCTAATGCTCACTTGACAATCGAGGACATCGAAAGTAGCTGGGCAGGGCTTCGTCCGCTACTCTCTGGAAATAGTGCCTCGGACTACAATGGGGGTAATAGCGGAAAGATTAGCGATGACAGCTTTGAGCACCTCATTACAACTGTGCAGGATTATCTCAGAGAAGAAAAAACACGGGATGATGTCGAAACTGCTGTAGCTCATTTGGAATCAAGTACGTCTGAAAAAGTGCTTGATCCATCTGCAGTCTCTCGTGGAAGCAGCCTGGAGAGAGATGACAATGGCCTTTTGACTTTGGCAGGAGGAAAAATCACAGATTTCCGGAAAATGGCTGAAGGAGCTATGCAAAAAATCCTTGCTATCCTGGCAGATGAGTATGGTCGTAGCTTTAAATTAATCAATTCGAAGACTTATCCAGTTTCTGGTGGGGAATTAAACCCATCCAATGTAGCTTCTGAGTTGGAAGCCTATGCTCAGCTGGGTGTCTTGGGTGGATTGAGCTTGGAAGAGGCTATGTATTTGGCCAATCTCTATGGATCTAACGCACCGAAAGTCTTTGCCTTGGCACGCACGGTCAAACAGGCAGACGGATTGAGCTTGGCTGAAACGCTCTCGCTTCACTATGCGATGGGCTATGAATTAGCCCTTAGTCCTGTTGATTTCCTCCTTCGCAGAACCAATCATGTTCTCTTTATGCGAGATAGCTTAGATGACTTGATTGATCCTGTATTAGCGGAAATGGCTGCTTACTATGAATGGGATGAAGTAGAGCGCAATCACCAGGAACAAGAACTAAAAACAGCTCTTGCTAAAAATGATTTAGCGGATTTAAAAGAAAAAGAATAG
- a CDS encoding CPBP family intramembrane glutamic endopeptidase: MSKCRQVWIYSLIIFLLFFSQFGVQEVMALTFIRSLPATGYFTVWLLLTAIQGVGAVVLLYLMGEGEIFRRFEWKWSYLRVTVGTFVLMYFWWYLTVLFLPLPENQARGELLFQDLSGTAFFIQFILTMSLVGPICEELLYRGLLMASLQSFQKYHLDVLISSALFSLIHVLQHGWSVSSFVVYFGGGLLFAGLCRKTKSIYYPILLHIAWNSFVTMLQITMR, encoded by the coding sequence ATGTCTAAGTGCAGGCAAGTATGGATTTACAGTTTAATCATTTTCTTGCTTTTCTTTTCTCAGTTTGGGGTGCAAGAGGTTATGGCTTTGACGTTTATTCGGTCTTTACCTGCCACGGGTTATTTTACCGTGTGGCTTTTATTGACCGCTATTCAAGGAGTCGGAGCGGTTGTCTTGCTATATCTGATGGGAGAAGGTGAAATCTTTCGCCGATTTGAGTGGAAATGGAGTTATCTAAGAGTTACGGTGGGGACTTTTGTGCTCATGTATTTCTGGTGGTACTTGACTGTCCTCTTTTTGCCTTTGCCAGAGAATCAAGCGAGAGGAGAACTACTCTTTCAGGATCTATCAGGAACTGCCTTTTTTATACAATTCATTTTAACTATGAGCCTTGTCGGTCCGATTTGTGAGGAGTTGCTCTACCGTGGATTGCTCATGGCAAGCCTTCAATCCTTTCAGAAGTATCATTTGGATGTCTTGATTTCCTCAGCCTTGTTTAGCTTGATTCATGTGTTACAGCATGGTTGGAGTGTGTCTAGTTTCGTGGTTTATTTTGGAGGTGGTCTGCTATTTGCTGGCTTGTGTCGGAAAACCAAGTCGATTTATTATCCGATTCTACTTCACATTGCTTGGAATAGTTTTGTGACCATGTTGCAGATAACGATGAGATAA
- a CDS encoding hydroxymethylglutaryl-CoA reductase, degradative, which yields MKISWSRFSKKSIAERIAHLRKYQLLQETEQQLLEQAETLSPAIADQMSENVIGTFALPYSIVPDVLVDGTLYQVPFVTEEPSVVAAASFASKIIKQSGGFQTQIHNREMIGQVALYDVPQHEKAMSAILAAKDDLLNLADQAHPSMKMRGGGAKDIRVETKDEFLIVYLMVDTQEAMGANVLNTMLEALSPTLATLSQGKVLMSILSNYATEALVSASCQIDLRFLSRKSDEAGEIAQKIALASKLAQVDPYRASTHNKGIFNGIDALVLATGNDWRAIQAGAHTYASRTGHYQGLTTWNFDKEKQVLEGQITLPLSIATKGGSIGLNPGSRVSFDLLGQPNAKELASVIASIGLAQNFAALKALVSTGIQEGHMKLQAKSLALIAGATETEVPFLVKALLENKRFTLDTAKAILKELRTD from the coding sequence ATGAAAATCTCTTGGTCTCGCTTTTCCAAAAAATCCATTGCCGAACGTATCGCCCATTTACGAAAATACCAATTATTACAGGAAACAGAGCAACAACTCCTAGAACAAGCTGAAACGCTTTCTCCTGCTATTGCAGATCAGATGAGCGAAAATGTCATTGGAACCTTTGCTCTTCCGTATTCCATCGTTCCAGATGTCTTAGTTGATGGAACTCTCTACCAAGTACCTTTTGTGACTGAAGAACCTTCTGTCGTTGCAGCTGCTAGCTTTGCTAGTAAAATCATCAAGCAATCTGGCGGTTTTCAGACTCAGATTCACAATCGAGAGATGATTGGTCAGGTTGCCCTCTACGATGTCCCCCAACACGAGAAAGCTATGTCCGCTATTTTAGCTGCTAAAGATGATTTACTAAACCTTGCCGACCAAGCTCATCCTTCTATGAAGATGCGTGGAGGGGGTGCAAAGGATATTCGTGTAGAAACAAAAGATGAGTTTCTCATCGTCTATCTAATGGTTGACACACAAGAGGCCATGGGAGCCAATGTTCTAAATACCATGCTAGAAGCTCTCAGCCCTACTCTAGCAACACTTAGTCAAGGCAAGGTCCTCATGTCCATCTTGTCAAATTATGCCACAGAAGCCTTGGTCTCTGCCAGCTGTCAGATTGACCTTAGATTTCTTAGTAGAAAATCAGACGAAGCTGGGGAGATTGCACAAAAAATCGCTCTGGCTAGTAAGCTAGCTCAGGTCGATCCTTATCGTGCTAGTACCCACAATAAAGGCATTTTCAATGGAATTGACGCTCTGGTCTTAGCGACTGGAAATGACTGGCGAGCTATTCAAGCAGGCGCTCATACCTATGCTAGTCGGACAGGGCACTATCAAGGCTTGACAACTTGGAACTTTGACAAAGAAAAGCAAGTGCTAGAAGGTCAAATTACCCTGCCCCTATCGATTGCTACCAAAGGCGGATCAATTGGCTTAAATCCTGGTAGTCGTGTCAGTTTTGACTTACTCGGTCAGCCAAATGCAAAAGAATTGGCCTCTGTCATTGCATCGATTGGTCTAGCCCAAAATTTCGCTGCTCTCAAGGCCTTGGTCAGTACTGGTATCCAAGAAGGTCACATGAAACTTCAAGCCAAATCTCTGGCTCTCATCGCTGGTGCTACTGAGACAGAAGTTCCTTTCCTGGTCAAAGCCTTACTCGAGAACAAACGTTTTACGCTCGATACTGCCAAAGCCATTTTAAAAGAATTACGGACTGATTAA
- a CDS encoding hydroxymethylglutaryl-CoA synthase: MKIGIDKIGFATSQFVLKLQDLAVARNIDPEKLSKGLLLKELSIAPLTEDIVTLGATASQSILTEADKQDIEMVILATESGIDQSKAGAVFIHGLLGIQPFARSFEIKEACYGATAALDYARLHVASHPNAKVLVIASDIAKYGIETSGEPTQGAGALAMLVTSNPRILSFNGDAVAQTRDIMDFWRPNYSTTPFVNGVYSTKQYLDTLKTTWAEYQKRFNRSLEEFSAVCFHLPYPKLALKGLQKLLTKELSEEKRSQLTYNFEQSIRYSQKVGNIYTGSLYLGLLSLLENQPQLVAGEKIALFSYGSGAVAEFFSMTLVEGFEKHLRTDRLQELDTRTPVRVAEYEDLFFAEAILDETGSAIFSNYDNQTYALTEIREHERVYHAVEDQA, encoded by the coding sequence ATGAAGATTGGAATTGATAAGATTGGTTTTGCAACCAGTCAGTTTGTTCTTAAATTGCAAGATTTGGCTGTTGCTAGAAATATTGACCCTGAAAAACTCAGCAAGGGGCTTTTGCTCAAAGAATTGAGTATCGCACCTTTAACGGAAGACATTGTAACCTTAGGAGCGACAGCCAGTCAATCTATTTTAACAGAAGCAGACAAGCAAGATATTGAGATGGTCATCCTTGCCACAGAATCTGGGATTGACCAAAGCAAGGCTGGAGCTGTCTTTATCCATGGACTACTAGGAATCCAACCCTTTGCTCGGAGCTTTGAGATAAAAGAGGCCTGCTATGGAGCAACTGCTGCTCTAGACTATGCTCGGCTTCATGTCGCAAGTCACCCAAATGCCAAAGTTCTCGTCATTGCAAGCGATATTGCCAAGTATGGCATCGAAACTTCTGGCGAACCGACGCAGGGAGCAGGAGCTCTTGCCATGCTGGTTACAAGCAATCCTCGCATCCTCTCTTTTAACGGAGATGCAGTCGCACAAACCCGTGATATTATGGACTTTTGGCGACCAAATTACTCGACAACTCCCTTTGTCAATGGTGTTTACTCAACCAAGCAATACCTAGACACTCTCAAAACGACTTGGGCAGAATATCAGAAACGTTTCAATCGCTCACTGGAAGAGTTTTCTGCCGTTTGCTTTCATCTACCCTATCCTAAACTCGCTTTAAAAGGGCTTCAAAAACTGTTGACTAAGGAATTATCCGAAGAAAAACGCAGTCAACTCACCTATAATTTTGAGCAATCCATTCGTTATAGTCAGAAAGTGGGAAACATCTACACTGGTTCTCTGTATTTGGGGCTTCTTTCCTTGCTGGAAAATCAACCACAGCTGGTAGCTGGCGAGAAAATTGCTCTATTTAGCTATGGCAGTGGAGCAGTTGCTGAATTCTTTAGCATGACCTTGGTAGAAGGATTTGAAAAGCACCTTCGTACAGATCGATTGCAAGAATTGGACACTCGAACTCCAGTTCGTGTAGCAGAATACGAGGACTTGTTCTTTGCTGAAGCCATTCTTGATGAAACAGGGTCTGCTATCTTTTCAAACTACGATAATCAAACCTATGCCCTCACTGAAATCAGAGAACATGAGCGTGTTTATCATGCTGTGGAGGACCAAGCATGA